A segment of the Candidatus Marinimicrobia bacterium CG08_land_8_20_14_0_20_45_22 genome:
GACTGTCGAATCCGGTGTTTTTGGCGCGATGATGGATGTTCATTTGGTCAACGAAGGACCGGTGACGTTCGTTCTTGACAGTAAGGAAAGATGAGGAGCGCATGAAAGTTAAAGAAAACGGCGATTATCGGATGACGATTGCCGATTGGCCTGAAAATGAACGTCCGCGCGAAAGATTGATGGCGTCAGGTGTCTTCAAATTATCCGACGCGGAATTGTTGGCTATATTGATCCGTACGGGTTCCGGAAAGATGACGGCAATTGACGTAGCAAGAGAAATTCTTAGCCGTTCAGGCGGTTTGAAAAAACTCGGCGAGATGGATTATCATCAAATCCGGGATATGAACATTTCGGGAGTCGGTGATACAAAGGCGGTAACCGTCGTTGCCGCTCTGCAATTAGCCAGACGTTTAGAAGCGGCGGAAAGTGAAAAACCGGATCCGATCATCAAAACATCCGAAGACGTAGCCCGGATTTATATCCCGAAATTGCGCGATCTTCGGAAAGAAATATTCATGACACTTTTACTAGCGAGCAATCATCGGGTGATCAAGGATACGATCGTCAGCGAGGGGATTTTAAACGCTTCTGTCGTGACGCCGCGCGAGGTTTTCCGAGAAGCATTGGCCGTTATGGCGGGTGCAATCGTTCTCATACACAATCATCCAAGCGGCAACTTGGAGCCGAGTCGCGAAGACATTCAACTCACACGCCAAATGGTTGTTGTCGGAAAGGCAATGAACATTCCGGTGCTTGATCACATCATCGTTGCCGGAAACGGTTATACGAGTTTTGCGGATAGAGGATTATTAGTCGAATAATTTTGTTAGCGGAATTTTTCATGTTTCGTTGTAATATTGAAGGCAAACGGAACAGTTTGAGAAAATTTTTGATAATAAGAGACTCGAAAAGTGGGAATCACTCTGAAAAAGCGTAAATATTCCTTATGGATCGAGGCTGGTAATTGGCAATGGAGGAGTGATACAAATGGCGGTTGAAGACAAACATAGTTTGACGACTTATTTAGAATCTAATGCAAATAGCTATCTCTTTCCTTTGCTGGCGTGGTATCATCTTGAGGATCAAGATATTGCCAAAGCCATCGCTTCCGGCGAAACGGCGATCCGAACACATCCCGATTCCGCGTTGGCTCATTACATCATGGCGCTGGTGGCTGAAAGGGCCGGGAATATTGAAATTTCCATTGAACATTTGAAATCTGTCATTGATATCGACAATGGCTTTTTACAAGCTTTTTACAAATTAATCGAGTTGGGGCGTACTCAACTAAGTTCGGAACTGCTCAAATATTGCCTCAAAAGAATCGCCGTTTTAAATCCATTCGATAAAAAGAATGTTGAACGGCTGAAATCTGTCCCCGATACCATCGGAGAATACCATACACGGGCGGCGCAATCCGGACAAGCAATAAGCCTCGGTGAAATTGCGTTGGGAAGATCGAATGCAACCGCAGAATCTGGATTAAGCGATCTTTTTAAACGCATCGAAGAGCGTCAGGAACCGCTAATTGAAATGGATCTGCCGGAAGAAATCGAAGAGGCGAACGTACACATGGGACCAATCGTCGAAGAGGAGGGATTCGCGCCCAAATTTGATGATATGGAGCCGATATCGGTTTTTGGCACGGCGGGAACTTCCGAGCCGCCCAGTTCGGAACCGCTTCCGCGGGAGGAATCGAAACTGTCGAAAATGTTTGAAAAGTTCAGGGAAAAGCCGCTGAGTGAACTTCAACAGGAAACATGGATGATGCCCTCAGCAGAACCGGAGCCTGTAAAGGAACCGGTGGAAGAAGTAGCGGAATCGATCGCGCCGGAAGTTACTGAGCCGATTTTATCGGAAGAGCAGGATCAACTGGATTTTTATCCAGAACCGATGACCGAACCCGAGCCTGAACCGGAAATATTGCCGTTGAAAAACATGAAACTGTCGGACATGTTCGAGAAATTCAAACAAAAACCACTTGAAGAGATTCAGCAGGAAACATGGAATATCCCGATCGTCGAAAAAAAGCCCGAGCCAATTATTCCTGAACCTGTCGTTGCTTCCGAGGCGGAAACTGTTTCCGTTCACGCCTCAGATGATTCTGAACAGCCAATTGTTTCCATGGAAGAACCTGTTGCCGAGAAAAAACGACCCGCTCCGAAGAAATCCACGAAAAAACCGACGGCTAAAAAACCGGAGAAAAATCAGGCAAAAATCGAACTGAAGATCCCGATCCCGACCATGACATTCGTTGAAGTGCTAAAGAAGCAAAAGTTATACGATCAGGCGCTTCAGTTGCTCGATATTCTCAATGCAAAAACGACAGACTCTGAGAAAATAAAAAAAGCGCGGGAAGAAATTTTACGTCTGAAATCGGAAGAAGAGGAAACTGGCTAAAAACTAATCAGTAAAAGTGGATAATTTTACTTGGTAATCAGTTATCTTCTTTGGGCGGATTGAGAAGAATTTCCGTTGTAATCGGAACGGATTGTCTAAGCATTGCCGTAACCGGACAGTATTTTTCAGAAGATAGACGAACGGCTTTGTGTATCGCATCGGCGTTCAATTCTTCACCCCAGAATAAAAACCGAATGGTAATTTGTGTGAAAATGCGCGGATGTTCGCTCCGTCTTTCTGCCTGAATATCGATTTGGAAATCATCGACGGTCGCACGCATTTTATTTAACAATGTTTCAACGTCAATTCCGGTGCAACCGCCCAAAGAAGATAACAACATTTCCATCGGTCTGGAGCCGGCTTCACTTCCGCCAAATTCCTTTTCGGTGTCTATAACTACCCAGTGGTTTGAATCGCCTTTAGCAATGAAGGTCGAGTTTTTGGCGCGAAGGATTTGTACTTTCATGAATAGTCCTTAAAAATCTTACAGGTTTTAGTATTGATTTGTGTACGCCGAAAAGAATACGATCATTTAGGAAGACTCTGTTTTTTCGGTTCGCACAGATTTAATTTGAGATAAAGGTTATGTTTGACGTTTTCTGGAAGACCATCGCAACCGTCGGCTTTCTGGTAGATTTCAACGGTTTTCTTGATTTTATCGATGAAAATCTCGCAGTTGGGGTATTTTTCCATGTGTTCTTTGATAATCTGGCAAGGTTCGCAACTTAAGTCTCCGCCGATGTAATCGCATATCTTGTGAATAAATTTCGGGTCACATTTCATATCATTGCCTCTGCTTTAACGAGGTCTTCCAGATGATCTTTCAAGAAATTTCGAGCGCGCATGAGGCGAATCTTAACGTTAGAAACCGTAATGTTGAGAATCTTTGCGGCGTCTTCGGTGGATAATTCGTGGAGATCGCGGAGAATGAAAACAGTACGGTAAATTTCCGGAAGTTGTTCAATAGCCGAATCCAGTTTTTTCCGGAATTTTTTCCTGTTAATACGGTCGTAATCTATTGCCGGCCACTCCTGCGTTTCCATCGAACTGACACGCTCGATGTCGGGATCATCGATGGAAACGTGCTGATATTTAAACCGCTTGGTCTTTAAGTGTCGCAAACCGACGTTGACGGCTATGCGGTACATCCATGTGTAAAATGACGATTTCATTTGAAACTGTTTGATCTTTTTGATCATGATTAGAAATGTTTCCTGAAGAACGTCTTCCGCATCTTGTTCATTGCCAGTTAATCGGAGTGCTAAACGGTAAATCCGGCTGGTGTAAAGTGAAATAAGTTGAGAAAGCGCGGCGTGATCTCCTATCTGCGCATTTTTGATAATCTGTACTTCTTGTTCCTGTCCAATTTCCAAGATGGCTAAATTTATCGAAAGTCATGTTAAAATCCATTAGAGAATTTCCAATTTTAGCGTCTGTTTCGGTCGATATAAATACCGACGCCACACTATTTTTAGATAAATGGAGATGAAAGCCGTTACAACAAGAGGTCAGCGGGAAAAGTTAGCCCGGACTGTCAGTATTTGGGAAAAATCGATTTTTCCTTCGATAAAATGCAACCCAAGGGCGCAATCCGTCTGGACCGATGTTGTGTGGATGGCATGGACAATGAAATCCGTTCTGGCATATATTCTTGCGCCATAGAATCGATCTCCGAATAAAATCTTCTGCCGTTCGCCCATATAAAATGTGCCGGCGACTGCAAATCGTCCATGCGAAGTCAGAATTTCAGAATACCAGCCACGCGCCGGATACCAGTTGGAAACGTGGCGATACCTGTCGGCGCTCATCAAGACACCACTGGAGATATGAAGAGTATCCAGAAATCCGATATTTGCGCTTTGCCAGCCGATTTTCAACAAAGCTGCCATGTTGTCACGAATAGGTTCGCCAGCCGGTGAAGGCGACGATAACGAGAAGTGATTAACCATGGCGTAGTGTGAAAGTGAGAATTGTCCGATTGTCAACCTTCCAGAAAAACTGGTTATGAATACTTCTCGAGGATTTTTGCCCTGACGACTTATCTAATCTAACCAGAAATTTTCAGTGATTCTTTTTCCGGAATAATCAACATAAAAGCCTTCTATGTTCGGTCTAAAATAGTCAAGTGTGTCAGTCAGTAAGGCCAGCGGATAACAAAGTAAATCTCTTCTCGGAAAAACGCCGATCTGAAAGCGGAATGGCTCACGGTCATAGCGGTAATTCATTACTATTTTGAGTGGATGATCGTCAAACAGGCTACCCATTTCACAAAGATAATCCATTCCAAAAGCGATATCATGTGCCGGCGCGATTTTAAGAAAAACCGTTGTCATGAAATCCGAGCTGACGTATGTTTTGGGCGTCTGGACGGTGTTATAGTATTCTCGATTGTCTAAAAAACCGTGATAATTTGCCTCCCAGCGGACATCGCCAGCAGAAGAAAATTCCATTAGGATTGATAAAATAAGCAACAGCCGGAAAATCTTTGTCATGGTGTAATTTCTTATTTATTGGGTGCAGAAGAAAAAGATTTTTCTACTTCTTCGGCGTGAAAGGAACTGCGTACTAATGGGCTGGAAAAAACCACCCGGAATCCAAGCCGAAGCCCTTCCTGATGGTAAACTTCAAACTCGTCCGGCGTGACGTAACGCTCAACGGGCAAATG
Coding sequences within it:
- a CDS encoding osmotically inducible protein OsmC, which encodes MKVQILRAKNSTFIAKGDSNHWVVIDTEKEFGGSEAGSRPMEMLLSSLGGCTGIDVETLLNKMRATVDDFQIDIQAERRSEHPRIFTQITIRFLFWGEELNADAIHKAVRLSSEKYCPVTAMLRQSVPITTEILLNPPKEDN
- a CDS encoding RNA polymerase subunit sigma-24, which codes for MNLAILEIGQEQEVQIIKNAQIGDHAALSQLISLYTSRIYRLALRLTGNEQDAEDVLQETFLIMIKKIKQFQMKSSFYTWMYRIAVNVGLRHLKTKRFKYQHVSIDDPDIERVSSMETQEWPAIDYDRINRKKFRKKLDSAIEQLPEIYRTVFILRDLHELSTEDAAKILNITVSNVKIRLMRARNFLKDHLEDLVKAEAMI